One region of Pelorhabdus rhamnosifermentans genomic DNA includes:
- a CDS encoding methyl-accepting chemotaxis protein produces the protein MLKKSLTAKILTGFFVVVFISLVASGITIYDLMQNIQEMKIIEAQRMPLIGKSADNAFNAANRGIVFRDYLMTGDENALQAFEKLESRNRQLEKELHDAALTEVGRQMIQQVEELDNSYTETAKKVINLKKAGKDQEAVQVNLVEAAPQNKALINQLEKYQEFRTQQMNADFKSMVDEQSKIMWLVIIFGVAALGAGAVIAVFTARAIAKPVKALTEAADKLAVGDVNVNVEVTTQDEIGFLMQSFDKMVDSIREQAVIIEKVAEGDLTVQVKVRSENDLLGKKLGEMIKRNNQILGDINFAAEQVAAGSQQIAASGEALSQGSTEQASSIEEITASMTQVAAQTKLNAVNANQANELSTAVEGKAVEGKSQMQDMVKAMAEINESSANISKIIKVIDEIAFQTNILALNAAVEAARAGQHGKGFAVVAEEVRNLAARSADAAKETTAMIEGSIKKVDSGTKIANETSEALNGIVDGVAQVAILVGDIAGASNEQATAISQVNQAIAQVSQVVQTNSATAEESASSSEELSSQAEVLKNNVSKFKLKQMNKFQGGENLSPEVLRTIEMMLDKKQQESKSEERSAKHEPMLTARTKIVLDDNEFDKY, from the coding sequence ATGTTGAAAAAAAGCTTGACTGCAAAAATATTGACCGGCTTTTTTGTGGTGGTCTTTATCAGCTTGGTTGCCTCTGGAATTACGATTTATGATTTGATGCAGAACATCCAAGAAATGAAAATTATTGAAGCTCAAAGAATGCCGCTAATAGGAAAATCCGCCGATAATGCTTTTAATGCGGCTAATCGTGGGATCGTCTTCCGTGATTATTTGATGACAGGTGACGAGAATGCTCTACAAGCATTTGAAAAGTTGGAAAGTCGTAATCGTCAGCTCGAAAAAGAGTTACATGATGCTGCTCTGACTGAAGTGGGGCGCCAAATGATACAACAAGTGGAAGAACTCGACAACAGTTATACGGAAACTGCAAAGAAAGTAATTAATTTGAAAAAAGCAGGGAAAGACCAGGAAGCGGTGCAGGTGAATCTTGTTGAAGCAGCGCCACAGAACAAAGCATTGATCAACCAGTTGGAGAAATATCAGGAATTTCGCACGCAGCAAATGAATGCAGATTTTAAAAGCATGGTGGATGAGCAAAGTAAGATAATGTGGTTAGTGATTATTTTCGGCGTAGCGGCCTTAGGAGCCGGAGCTGTTATTGCGGTCTTTACTGCAAGGGCGATTGCCAAACCGGTTAAAGCATTGACTGAAGCGGCAGATAAACTTGCTGTAGGGGACGTGAATGTAAATGTTGAGGTTACAACGCAGGACGAAATAGGATTTCTTATGCAGTCATTCGATAAAATGGTAGACAGCATACGTGAACAGGCGGTTATTATTGAAAAAGTTGCAGAAGGTGACCTGACGGTGCAAGTAAAGGTAAGATCAGAGAATGATTTGTTAGGTAAGAAGCTAGGCGAAATGATAAAAAGGAATAATCAAATTCTTGGTGATATCAATTTTGCAGCAGAGCAGGTGGCTGCTGGTTCACAGCAAATTGCCGCGTCAGGGGAGGCGCTGTCGCAGGGATCCACCGAGCAGGCCAGTTCGATTGAGGAAATTACCGCATCGATGACGCAGGTAGCTGCCCAGACTAAGCTAAATGCAGTGAATGCCAATCAGGCCAATGAACTGTCTACGGCTGTTGAAGGAAAAGCTGTAGAAGGGAAAAGCCAAATGCAAGACATGGTCAAAGCCATGGCGGAAATCAACGAATCGTCGGCCAATATCTCCAAGATTATAAAAGTCATCGATGAAATTGCGTTTCAAACTAATATTCTAGCTCTGAATGCCGCAGTGGAAGCAGCCAGAGCCGGCCAGCATGGCAAAGGATTTGCTGTGGTGGCGGAAGAGGTCAGGAATCTAGCCGCCCGGAGTGCCGATGCGGCGAAGGAAACAACAGCGATGATCGAAGGATCAATTAAAAAGGTAGATTCAGGGACTAAAATAGCCAACGAAACATCAGAGGCATTGAATGGAATTGTCGACGGGGTAGCGCAAGTAGCGATACTTGTAGGTGATATTGCGGGTGCTTCCAATGAACAGGCTACGGCGATATCTCAGGTGAACCAGGCGATTGCTCAGGTGTCTCAAGTGGTACAAACTAACTCTGCAACGGCTGAGGAAAGCGCATCGTCGAGTGAAGAATTATCTAGTCAGGCGGAAGTTTTAAAAAATAATGTTTCCAAATTTAAATTGAAGCAAATGAACAAGTTTCAGGGGGGCGAAAATCTCAGTCCGGAAGTTTTACGGACCATTGAGATGATGCTAGACAAAAAACAGCAGGAATCCAAGTCCGAAGAAAGGTCAGCCAAGCACGAACCCATGTTGACTGCAAGGACTAAAATTGTTCTTGACGATAACGAATTTGACAAGTACTAG
- a CDS encoding chemotaxis protein CheW, giving the protein MAEVVGNDLELDDTQKDKFLTFSLGSEVYGIEIRFVTEIIGMQSVTEVPDLPGYVKGIINLRGKIIPVIDVRLRFKKMPREYDSRTCIIVIEIKEVAVGLIVDTVAEVLSIPEQDLASPPKINSSYHQRFTQAIGKVGNDIKLILDCDRLLSDDEMAKLKEESK; this is encoded by the coding sequence ATGGCCGAGGTGGTAGGAAATGATTTGGAACTAGATGATACACAAAAGGATAAATTCTTAACTTTTTCCTTGGGGTCGGAGGTCTACGGAATTGAAATTAGGTTTGTCACAGAAATCATCGGTATGCAGTCAGTCACCGAAGTTCCTGACCTACCGGGATATGTGAAAGGGATCATTAACTTAAGAGGCAAAATCATTCCTGTTATTGATGTAAGGCTACGGTTTAAAAAAATGCCGAGAGAATATGATAGTCGGACGTGCATCATTGTTATTGAGATAAAAGAAGTAGCAGTAGGTCTTATTGTTGATACGGTGGCAGAAGTGTTGTCCATTCCTGAGCAGGATTTAGCTTCTCCTCCAAAGATTAACAGCAGTTATCATCAGCGCTTTACCCAAGCAATCGGAAAAGTGGGAAATGACATAAAGTTAATCCTTGATTGCGACAGGCTACTAAGTGATGATGAAATGGCGAAATTAAAGGAGGAGTCAAAATGA
- a CDS encoding methyl-accepting chemotaxis protein has product MNWFQNLKIAKKLTVAFLCAAVIAAIVGLIGVVNLYKVAQADTALYENDTVPLAQMGNITEAYQRSRVNVRDVIMNKDAVIKSENIKQFSARINEIKEERANIGNTMITDEGQKLLKTVDATITEYEPFAKKIFVLDQAGQSEQADQLMQTDGIRIANNFTDIFNQLKDLKVKAAKQRAITNKEAAQQAMIMMIVFVVIGVMISVSFGIYVARSISRPVSRVVEAASKIATGDLNVTVNVHMKDEVGMLAQSFNNMAEHINLAMMNINFAAEQVAAGSQQIAASGEALSQGSTEQASSIEEITASMTQVAAQTKQNAVNANQANELSMSVKGKAVEGKDQMQGMVKAMAEINESSANISKIIKVIDEIAFQTNILALNAAVEAARAGQHGKGFAVVAEEVRNLAARSADAAKETTAMIEGSIKKVDSGTKIANETSEALNGIVDGVAQVAILVGDIAGASNEQATAISQVNQAIAQVSQVVQTNSATAEESASSSEELSSQAEVLKNNVSKFKLKQTNKFQGEENLSPEVLRAIEMRLGKKQQESRPERKSAMHEPQLTSKTQIILDDNEFDKY; this is encoded by the coding sequence ATGAATTGGTTTCAGAATTTAAAAATCGCTAAAAAATTGACTGTTGCGTTTCTTTGTGCTGCTGTGATTGCCGCAATTGTCGGTTTGATTGGTGTAGTAAATCTTTATAAAGTGGCTCAGGCCGATACTGCATTGTATGAAAACGATACAGTGCCGCTGGCACAAATGGGAAATATTACGGAGGCTTATCAAAGAAGTCGGGTAAATGTCCGAGATGTTATAATGAATAAGGATGCTGTAATTAAATCCGAAAATATAAAACAATTTTCGGCACGCATCAACGAAATAAAAGAAGAACGCGCTAATATTGGAAATACGATGATTACTGACGAAGGTCAGAAATTGCTCAAAACCGTCGATGCCACGATTACCGAATATGAGCCTTTTGCAAAAAAAATTTTTGTATTAGATCAGGCCGGACAAAGTGAACAAGCCGATCAATTGATGCAAACGGACGGTATTCGTATAGCGAATAATTTTACAGATATTTTCAATCAGCTAAAAGATCTGAAGGTAAAGGCGGCAAAACAAAGAGCGATTACCAATAAGGAAGCTGCACAGCAAGCTATGATTATGATGATTGTTTTTGTCGTCATCGGAGTCATGATATCCGTAAGTTTTGGCATCTATGTAGCGCGAAGCATCTCTCGGCCTGTGAGTAGAGTGGTTGAAGCGGCCAGTAAAATAGCCACAGGTGATCTTAATGTCACAGTGAATGTACATATGAAGGATGAAGTCGGAATGCTGGCGCAGTCATTTAATAATATGGCGGAACATATCAACCTGGCGATGATGAATATCAATTTTGCAGCAGAGCAAGTGGCTGCCGGTTCACAGCAAATTGCCGCGTCAGGGGAGGCGCTGTCGCAGGGATCCACCGAGCAGGCCAGTTCGATTGAGGAAATTACCGCATCGATGACGCAGGTAGCTGCCCAGACTAAGCAGAATGCAGTGAATGCCAATCAGGCCAATGAATTGTCGATGTCTGTTAAAGGTAAGGCTGTAGAAGGAAAAGATCAAATGCAGGGCATGGTCAAGGCCATGGCGGAAATCAACGAATCGTCGGCCAATATCTCCAAGATTATCAAGGTCATTGATGAAATTGCGTTTCAAACCAATATTTTAGCTTTGAATGCCGCAGTGGAAGCAGCCAGAGCCGGCCAGCATGGCAAAGGATTTGCTGTGGTGGCGGAAGAGGTCAGGAATCTAGCCGCCCGGAGTGCCGATGCGGCGAAGGAAACAACAGCGATGATTGAAGGATCAATTAAAAAGGTGGATTCAGGGACTAAAATAGCCAACGAAACGTCAGAGGCATTGAATGGAATTGTCGACGGGGTAGCGCAAGTAGCGATACTTGTAGGTGATATTGCGGGTGCTTCCAATGAACAGGCTACGGCGATATCTCAGGTGAACCAGGCGATTGCTCAGGTGTCTCAAGTGGTACAAACTAACTCTGCAACGGCCGAGGAAAGTGCATCGTCGAGTGAAGAATTATCTAGTCAGGCGGAAGTTTTGAAAAATAATGTTTCCAAATTTAAATTAAAGCAAACGAACAAGTTTCAGGGGGAAGAAAATCTCAGTCCGGAAGTTTTACGGGCGATTGAGATGAGGTTAGGCAAAAAGCAGCAAGAATCCAGGCCAGAAAGAAAATCAGCCATGCATGAACCACAGCTGACGTCAAAGACCCAAATTATTCTTGATGACAATGAATTTGACAAGTACTAA
- a CDS encoding CheR family methyltransferase, with the protein MELLTDQEFNELVQFVKQNYGINLAQKRTLVYGRLHHYMVQSGFNSFSEYFRYIVSDHTGKAGSILLDKLTTNHTYFLREPKHFEFLEQEVLPYLSKVEAKHKDLRLWSAGCSTGEEPYTLAMLIDNFFGSNKVGWDTKILATDISTAALKKAQAAMYSSDLLKTLPKNWQTRYFCKVDEEFSVLTKRIREEVIFRRFNLMNAAFPFKKKFHLIFCRNVMIYFDAETRQELVNRFYDNMERGGYLFIGHSESLNRHESKYQFVAPAVYRKE; encoded by the coding sequence ATGGAATTATTAACGGATCAGGAATTTAATGAACTTGTCCAGTTTGTTAAGCAAAATTACGGAATTAATTTAGCTCAGAAAAGAACATTAGTATATGGACGTTTACATCACTATATGGTGCAAAGTGGTTTCAATAGTTTTTCCGAATATTTTCGATATATTGTTAGTGATCATACGGGTAAGGCCGGAAGTATTCTTTTGGACAAGCTTACTACAAATCATACCTATTTTTTGCGCGAACCCAAGCATTTTGAGTTCTTGGAGCAAGAGGTATTGCCCTATCTTAGTAAAGTTGAGGCTAAACACAAGGATCTACGACTATGGAGCGCAGGATGTTCTACAGGGGAAGAGCCATATACTTTGGCAATGCTTATTGATAATTTTTTTGGATCAAACAAGGTAGGGTGGGACACAAAGATTTTGGCTACCGATATTTCTACGGCAGCGTTGAAAAAGGCCCAGGCCGCTATGTATTCTAGCGATTTGTTGAAAACGCTCCCTAAAAACTGGCAGACACGATATTTTTGTAAGGTCGACGAAGAATTTAGCGTTCTTACCAAGCGAATCCGGGAGGAAGTCATATTTCGGCGGTTTAATCTTATGAACGCAGCGTTTCCCTTTAAGAAAAAATTTCACCTTATTTTTTGCCGTAACGTCATGATTTATTTTGATGCTGAAACTAGGCAGGAACTAGTCAATCGCTTTTATGATAATATGGAACGAGGGGGCTACTTGTTTATTGGTCACTCTGAATCCTTGAATCGCCATGAAAGCAAATATCAATTTGTTGCACCTGCTGTTTACAGAAAGGAATAA
- a CDS encoding protein-glutamate methylesterase/protein-glutamine glutaminase, producing the protein MIRVKKIKVLVVDDSLIFRETLAQKIAQDAFIEVVATASDAYMARDKILEFEPDVMTLDVEMPRMNGIEFLRKLIPQYPIAVVVVSSLGENVLDALNAGAVDFVTKPDLRSSRGIDAFVNELIVKIKIASSAKVMLRKNLTSPVSVARREGLVKRNGIIAMGASTGGTEAIAAVLKRLPVNMPGIVIVQHMPAGFTAMYANRLNNACPFEVKEAKTGDLVLPGRVLIAAGDYHMRVKRGAHEYSVECFLGERVNGHCPSVDVLFESVAQEVGRNAIGIILTGMGYDGAKGLLSMKKNGARTIGQDEASSIVYGMPKVAFNIGAVERQASLAAIPQVLCSLLG; encoded by the coding sequence GTGATTCGTGTTAAGAAGATAAAGGTTTTGGTAGTCGATGATTCACTTATTTTCAGGGAAACTTTAGCGCAAAAAATTGCCCAGGATGCATTCATCGAAGTCGTGGCAACCGCGTCTGACGCGTATATGGCTAGGGATAAAATTTTAGAATTTGAGCCTGATGTGATGACATTGGATGTCGAGATGCCTCGAATGAACGGGATTGAATTTTTACGAAAGCTTATACCGCAATATCCGATTGCGGTTGTTGTGGTCAGTTCATTGGGCGAAAACGTTTTAGATGCCTTGAATGCGGGTGCGGTTGATTTTGTGACTAAGCCGGATTTGCGAAGTAGTCGTGGGATTGATGCGTTTGTCAATGAACTAATCGTTAAAATCAAAATTGCTTCATCGGCTAAGGTAATGCTACGTAAAAATTTGACTAGTCCTGTATCAGTTGCCAGAAGAGAGGGGTTAGTTAAACGAAATGGCATCATCGCTATGGGGGCCTCAACAGGTGGAACAGAAGCGATTGCCGCAGTATTAAAAAGGCTCCCTGTCAATATGCCGGGTATCGTCATTGTGCAACACATGCCAGCCGGTTTTACTGCTATGTATGCCAATCGCCTAAATAATGCGTGTCCGTTTGAAGTGAAGGAAGCGAAAACAGGCGACTTGGTACTGCCGGGCCGTGTTTTGATTGCCGCCGGTGATTACCATATGCGTGTCAAGCGGGGCGCTCATGAGTATAGTGTTGAGTGCTTTCTTGGTGAAAGGGTGAACGGTCATTGCCCGTCAGTAGATGTATTATTCGAATCGGTTGCCCAGGAAGTTGGCCGTAATGCCATTGGTATTATTTTGACAGGTATGGGTTATGACGGGGCGAAAGGGTTGCTTTCAATGAAAAAAAACGGTGCAAGAACGATTGGGCAGGATGAAGCCAGTTCCATTGTCTATGGTATGCCAAAAGTTGCTTTTAATATTGGAGCCGTGGAAAGACAGGCATCGCTAGCAGCTATTCCACAAGTGCTCTGCTCTTTACTGGGCTAG
- the fabF gene encoding beta-ketoacyl-ACP synthase II: MDRRVVITGMGAVTSLGLDVESFWQSIKNGKNGISPIERIDVSDLPTKVAAEIKDFDSNNFIEKKESKRTDRFSQYALAAAQMALEDSRLDPSRIMNEETVGMIVGSGIGGLETLENQHRILLEKGANRVSPFMVSMMLPNMAAGMIAIKLGVKGFVECVVSACASSTNAIGDAFKVIQRNTADVMIAGGAEAPITRLAMAGFCANKAMTTNPDIYTACRPFDRDRDGFVMGEGAGMLILEELDHALARGANIIAEIVGYGCTNDAYHITAVAPGGEGGARCMKLALADAAIHPTDIQYINAHGTSTELNDKSETAAIKSVFGQHAYQLAVSSTKSMTGHLLGAAGAIESIITALAVKEGFLPPTIHYRNSDNECDLDYVPNQGRQADITYALTNSFGFGGHNATLIFKSYPFL; encoded by the coding sequence ATGGATCGTCGTGTAGTAATTACTGGAATGGGCGCAGTTACATCTTTAGGCTTAGATGTGGAGTCATTTTGGCAGTCAATTAAAAATGGAAAAAATGGTATTAGTCCTATTGAAAGGATTGATGTAAGTGATTTGCCTACCAAGGTTGCGGCAGAAATAAAGGATTTTGATTCGAATAATTTTATTGAGAAAAAAGAGAGTAAGCGAACAGACCGGTTTTCCCAATATGCACTGGCAGCAGCTCAGATGGCTCTCGAAGACTCGCGGTTAGATCCGAGTAGAATAATGAATGAGGAAACGGTTGGTATGATCGTAGGTTCCGGAATTGGTGGTCTGGAAACTCTTGAGAATCAACATCGTATACTTTTAGAAAAGGGTGCAAACCGTGTTAGTCCTTTTATGGTATCCATGATGTTACCTAATATGGCAGCTGGAATGATCGCTATTAAGCTTGGTGTAAAAGGATTCGTAGAATGTGTCGTCTCTGCCTGCGCTTCATCTACAAACGCGATCGGTGATGCTTTTAAAGTCATTCAAAGAAATACGGCTGATGTGATGATTGCTGGTGGTGCTGAAGCGCCCATTACCCGCTTGGCTATGGCTGGCTTTTGCGCGAATAAAGCCATGACAACAAATCCAGATATTTATACGGCTTGCAGGCCTTTTGATCGTGACAGGGATGGATTTGTTATGGGAGAAGGGGCAGGGATGTTAATTCTAGAAGAACTTGATCATGCATTAGCGCGTGGGGCAAATATTATTGCAGAAATCGTAGGTTATGGTTGTACGAATGATGCATATCATATTACAGCCGTTGCACCTGGCGGAGAAGGCGGTGCAAGGTGTATGAAACTCGCTTTGGCGGACGCTGCCATTCATCCTACGGATATTCAATACATCAATGCTCACGGCACTTCAACGGAATTAAACGATAAAAGTGAGACAGCTGCAATAAAATCTGTTTTTGGGCAGCATGCCTACCAGCTCGCCGTAAGTTCTACTAAATCGATGACAGGTCACTTGTTAGGAGCTGCCGGAGCCATTGAGTCCATCATTACTGCCTTGGCAGTTAAAGAGGGATTTTTGCCGCCTACCATTCATTATCGGAATTCTGATAATGAATGCGATCTGGATTATGTTCCAAATCAGGGGAGGCAGGCGGATATTACTTATGCCCTGACAAATTCTTTTGGATTTGGCGGGCATAATGCAACACTGATTTTCAAGTCTTATCCATTTTTATAA
- a CDS encoding AraC family transcriptional regulator, giving the protein MDLKETIAECLQYVEDNLYKKINLDDIATHCSISKYHLIRIFKSLTGESLMEYVQFRKLSSSISDLKDTNRRVIDIAMDYGFDYEQSYIRAFRKKFGITPLKIRVDPTSLVIQEKLNIDDIMSMNNSVIYKPAFMFKQKFYLVGVKHKILSKSGDRVANFYGRDFFYNQRHRIMNSVDSQIYFGYTDWSDTDNGCIYYMPSLQVHDLEHMPDNMEGIAIPAHKYVIFRFVGFFRPDDINGRQVGRLLVHMYSKWIFKSGYKFADTFRFEYINNNLCKDNYCELDIYQPIVEANKM; this is encoded by the coding sequence ATGGATTTGAAAGAAACGATTGCCGAGTGTCTTCAATATGTAGAAGATAATCTATACAAGAAGATCAATTTAGATGATATAGCGACGCACTGTAGTATATCGAAGTACCACTTGATTAGAATATTTAAATCGTTGACAGGAGAATCCTTGATGGAATATGTCCAGTTCCGAAAACTTTCGTCTAGTATTTCTGATTTAAAGGATACAAATCGAAGAGTCATTGATATTGCTATGGATTATGGTTTTGATTATGAACAGTCCTATATTCGAGCTTTTCGGAAAAAATTTGGTATTACGCCGCTGAAGATCAGAGTAGATCCCACGTCGCTCGTTATTCAAGAAAAACTCAATATTGATGACATTATGTCCATGAATAACTCGGTTATCTATAAGCCCGCTTTTATGTTTAAACAAAAATTTTACCTAGTGGGTGTGAAACATAAAATTCTTAGTAAATCGGGTGACAGGGTTGCTAATTTTTATGGTAGGGATTTCTTTTATAATCAGAGGCACAGAATCATGAATTCAGTTGACTCACAAATTTACTTTGGTTATACAGACTGGAGTGATACTGACAATGGCTGCATTTATTATATGCCATCCCTACAAGTTCACGATCTTGAACATATGCCGGATAATATGGAGGGCATTGCTATCCCCGCACACAAATATGTAATCTTTCGTTTTGTTGGTTTCTTTCGTCCCGATGATATTAATGGCAGGCAAGTCGGGCGATTGCTTGTTCATATGTATTCTAAATGGATCTTTAAATCAGGTTATAAATTTGCCGATACGTTTAGATTTGAATATATCAATAATAATTTATGTAAAGATAATTATTGTGAGTTAGACATCTATCAGCCCATTGTTGAGGCCAATAAAATGTGA
- a CDS encoding M42 family metallopeptidase — protein sequence MDYNKKEILAYLKEILAISSPSGYTKNIMDYLIHELETLNISYFTTIKGAIIATVKGENDEYERTFSAHADTLGAMVKSIKPNGALALTLIGNYMMSCVEGENCTVETLDGKSYSGTIQTIKPSVHISGDEARELKRIPENMEIILDEKVFSNSDVEELGINVGDYICIDTRTTITEKGFIKSRYLDDKASVSILLYVLKYITQNHLKLAYTTNFYISNYEEVGHGASSCIPQKTKEFIAVDMGAPGFSQNSSEYSVCICAKDTSGPYDYELRKNLIQTCREYHIPYKTDIYPHYSSDASAILRAGWDVKTALLGPGIFASHAYERTHIDSILATIDLIINYIMK from the coding sequence ATGGATTATAATAAAAAAGAAATTTTAGCCTATTTAAAAGAAATATTAGCAATATCCAGTCCTTCAGGCTATACCAAAAATATAATGGATTATCTAATACACGAACTAGAGACTCTAAATATTTCGTATTTTACAACCATTAAAGGTGCAATAATAGCAACTGTTAAAGGTGAAAATGATGAGTACGAGCGAACTTTTTCTGCCCATGCTGATACTCTTGGCGCGATGGTTAAATCCATAAAACCCAATGGAGCGCTTGCGCTGACGTTGATCGGAAATTATATGATGTCCTGTGTCGAAGGGGAAAACTGTACGGTTGAAACACTGGACGGAAAATCTTATTCGGGTACCATTCAAACAATAAAACCGTCCGTACATATTAGCGGTGACGAAGCAAGAGAACTTAAAAGAATTCCGGAAAATATGGAGATCATTTTGGATGAAAAGGTTTTCTCAAATTCTGATGTTGAAGAACTGGGAATAAACGTCGGGGACTATATCTGCATCGACACGCGCACAACGATAACTGAAAAAGGTTTCATCAAAAGCAGATACTTAGATGACAAGGCCAGTGTGTCTATCTTGTTATATGTGTTAAAGTATATCACCCAAAATCACCTAAAACTTGCCTATACAACGAACTTTTATATAAGTAATTATGAAGAAGTTGGTCATGGCGCCAGTTCTTGCATACCACAGAAAACAAAAGAATTTATTGCTGTTGATATGGGGGCCCCAGGTTTTAGCCAAAATTCGTCAGAGTATAGTGTGTGTATCTGTGCAAAAGACACTTCAGGCCCCTATGACTATGAGCTAAGGAAGAATCTAATTCAAACTTGTAGAGAGTATCATATCCCATATAAAACAGATATCTATCCCCATTACAGTTCGGATGCTTCAGCCATACTTCGCGCTGGATGGGATGTAAAAACAGCACTTTTGGGCCCGGGTATATTTGCTTCTCATGCTTATGAGAGAACGCATATTGATTCTATTTTAGCGACAATTGACCTGATAATTAATTACATCATGAAATGA
- a CDS encoding nitroreductase family protein — METLEAIRQRRSIREFQNEPVPQKAIEEILELAMKAPSGKNRQPWRFVVLQDQKKAEFVNVMANAISLRRQQGLDIGSSKLSLKAIKQAPVVILVFNDFSHSEKDYNHFKLLTDTQSIGAAIQTMILAAQDFGLGTLWICDIFYSEREICSWLNRSDELVAAVAMGYANQSPSPRPRKLWNEVTEWIRGNEDGL, encoded by the coding sequence ATGGAAACGTTAGAGGCCATTAGGCAAAGAAGAAGTATTCGAGAGTTTCAAAATGAACCTGTACCACAGAAAGCGATCGAAGAAATTTTAGAATTGGCCATGAAAGCACCTTCAGGAAAGAATCGTCAACCATGGCGATTTGTTGTGTTACAAGATCAAAAAAAAGCTGAATTCGTCAACGTTATGGCAAACGCTATAAGCCTTCGAAGACAGCAAGGTTTAGATATTGGAAGTTCTAAATTAAGCCTCAAGGCGATAAAACAGGCACCCGTTGTCATTTTAGTATTTAATGACTTTTCTCATTCTGAAAAAGACTACAATCACTTTAAATTATTGACTGATACTCAGTCAATCGGTGCGGCTATCCAAACAATGATTTTAGCTGCACAAGATTTTGGACTCGGCACCCTTTGGATTTGTGATATTTTTTACTCTGAACGTGAAATATGTTCATGGTTAAATCGTAGCGATGAACTTGTAGCAGCAGTCGCAATGGGATATGCCAACCAATCCCCTTCTCCACGCCCGCGAAAATTATGGAATGAAGTGACAGAATGGATAAGAGGAAATGAAGATGGATTATAA
- a CDS encoding MarR family winged helix-turn-helix transcriptional regulator, whose amino-acid sequence MLNIDDSLGYIISTVARKVNQYFSVSFQSFDITSEQWAVLNKLAEQDGISQRQLSERTEKDPNNITKILDQLEKKGWIKRAANPQDRRSFLINITENGRLLIKQVAPLEERLMSSLYASLSVDEIALLRKILFKLNMNINRKM is encoded by the coding sequence ATGTTAAATATTGATGATTCGCTAGGCTATATTATTAGCACGGTTGCCAGAAAGGTTAACCAATACTTCAGTGTAAGCTTTCAGTCTTTTGATATTACATCAGAACAATGGGCAGTTTTAAATAAACTTGCTGAACAAGACGGAATTTCACAGCGACAGTTGTCGGAGCGCACTGAGAAAGATCCCAATAATATTACAAAGATACTGGACCAATTAGAGAAAAAAGGCTGGATAAAAAGAGCTGCCAATCCACAAGATCGACGTTCTTTTTTAATTAATATTACAGAAAATGGACGATTATTAATTAAGCAAGTAGCTCCTTTGGAAGAGAGACTAATGAGCAGTTTATATGCTTCTTTATCTGTCGATGAAATTGCATTATTACGGAAAATACTTTTTAAGCTTAATATGAATATTAATCGAAAAATGTAA